From a region of the Pongo pygmaeus isolate AG05252 chromosome 5, NHGRI_mPonPyg2-v2.0_pri, whole genome shotgun sequence genome:
- the LOC129038443 gene encoding T-complex protein 10A homolog 2 isoform X4: MLEGQLEAEEPKEGTHPEDPCPGAMAAMEKTAVAAEVPREDSNAGEIPSLQQQITRLHQELGRQESLWADVHRKLQSHIDALRKQNLELREELRGLQRQQWEARKKPAASPHVGQESHTPALETAFGKNSPLSVDEETMPKYASRKSQSATLLGQRSSSNNLAPPKPMSLKTERINSGKTPPQEGREKSPPGRRQDRSPAPTGRPTPGAERRGVSEDGKVMHPSSRSLQNSSGRKSPVQASQAATLQEQTAAARGAAQPNPVGTTHPGLPGTWTPSHPRPRPVWPCRAEPDTVFLPDPLPRPPASQTASWPLQGASRRTMSSFGAEAVPFHP; encoded by the exons ATGCTGGAGGGTCAGCTTGAGGCCGAGGAGCCCAAGGAAGGCACCCACCCGGAGGACCCGTGCCCGGGAGCTATGGCTGCCATGGAGAAGACAGCTGTGGCCGCCGAGGTCCCCAGGGAGGACAGCAATGCCGGGGAGATACCG TCATTACAGCAGCAGATCACCAGACTCCACCAAGAGCTTGGGAGACAGGAGTCGCTGTGGGCTGATGTTCACAGAAAACTCCAGAGTCATATAGATGCCTTGAGGAAGCAGAACCTGGAGCTCCGAGAAGAGCTGAGAGGTCTGCAGCGGCAGCAGTGGGAAGCCAGGAAGAAACCTGCAGCATCCCCACACGTGGGGCAAGAATCACACACTCCG GCATTGGAAACTGCTTTTGGAAAAAATTCACCTCTGTCAGTTGATGAAGAGACAATGCCCAAATATGCTAGCCGCAAGAGTCAGAGTGCCACTCTCCTGGGACAAAGATCGTCATCTAACAACTTAGCTCCTCCAAAG CCAATGAGTTTAAAGACAGAAAGAATTAACTCGGGGAAAACACCACCACAGGAAGGTAGAGAGAAAAGTCCTCCCGGGAGACGTCAAGACAGAAGTCCAGCACCCACTGGAAGGCCGACTCCCGGTGCAGAAAGACGGGGGGTGTCTGAAGACGGAAAG GTTATGCATCCATCTTCCCGAAGTCTGCAAAACTCCAGTGGCAGAAAATCACCAGTGCAGGCTTCCCAGGCCGCCACGCTGCAGGAGCAGACAGCAGCAGCCAGAGGAGCTG CACAGCCCAACCCTGTGGGCACCACTCACCCTGGGCTGCCTGGCACCTGGACTCCTTCCCATCCTCGGCCCAGGCCTGTGTGGCCCTGCAGGGCCGAACCCGACACTGTCTTCCTCCCAGATCCGCTCCCCAGGCCTCCTGCATCCCAGACTGCTTCATGGCCTCTGCAGGGAGCTTCACGGAG GACCATGAGCAGCTTCGGGGCCGAGGCAGTGCCTTTCCATCCGTGA
- the LOC129038443 gene encoding T-complex protein 10A homolog 2 isoform X8, whose protein sequence is MLEGQLEAEEPKEGTHPEDPCPGAMAAMEKTAVAAEVPREDSNAGEIPSLQQQITRLHQELGRQESLWADVHRKLQSHIDALRKQNLELREELRGLQRQQWEARKKPAASPHVGQESHTPALETAFGKNSPLSVDEETMPKYASRKSQSATLLGQRSSSNNLAPPKPMSLKTERINSGKTPPQEGREKSPPGRRQDRSPAPTGRPTPGAERRGVSEDGKVMHPSSRSLQNSSGRKSPVQASQAATLQEQTAAARGAGP, encoded by the exons ATGCTGGAGGGTCAGCTTGAGGCCGAGGAGCCCAAGGAAGGCACCCACCCGGAGGACCCGTGCCCGGGAGCTATGGCTGCCATGGAGAAGACAGCTGTGGCCGCCGAGGTCCCCAGGGAGGACAGCAATGCCGGGGAGATACCG TCATTACAGCAGCAGATCACCAGACTCCACCAAGAGCTTGGGAGACAGGAGTCGCTGTGGGCTGATGTTCACAGAAAACTCCAGAGTCATATAGATGCCTTGAGGAAGCAGAACCTGGAGCTCCGAGAAGAGCTGAGAGGTCTGCAGCGGCAGCAGTGGGAAGCCAGGAAGAAACCTGCAGCATCCCCACACGTGGGGCAAGAATCACACACTCCG GCATTGGAAACTGCTTTTGGAAAAAATTCACCTCTGTCAGTTGATGAAGAGACAATGCCCAAATATGCTAGCCGCAAGAGTCAGAGTGCCACTCTCCTGGGACAAAGATCGTCATCTAACAACTTAGCTCCTCCAAAG CCAATGAGTTTAAAGACAGAAAGAATTAACTCGGGGAAAACACCACCACAGGAAGGTAGAGAGAAAAGTCCTCCCGGGAGACGTCAAGACAGAAGTCCAGCACCCACTGGAAGGCCGACTCCCGGTGCAGAAAGACGGGGGGTGTCTGAAGACGGAAAG GTTATGCATCCATCTTCCCGAAGTCTGCAAAACTCCAGTGGCAGAAAATCACCAGTGCAGGCTTCCCAGGCCGCCACGCTGCAGGAGCAGACAGCAGCAGCCAGAGGAGCTG GACCATGA
- the LOC129038443 gene encoding T-complex protein 10A homolog 2 isoform X2, which produces MLEGQLEAEEPKEGTHPEDPCPGAMAAMEKTAVAAEVPREDSNAGEIPSLQQQITRLHQELGRQESLWADVHRKLQSHIDALRKQNLELREELRGLQRQQWEARKKPAASPHVGQESHTPALETAFGKNSPLSVDEETMPKYASRKSQSATLLGQRSSSNNLAPPKPMSLKTERINSGKTPPQEGREKSPPGRRQDRSPAPTGRPTPGAERRGVSEDGKVMHPSSRSLQNSSGRKSPVQASQAATLQEQTAAARGAGTCLGKETEPMRWPSLRCGRASGVVLMRSTAQPCGHHSPWAAWHLDSFPSSAQACVALQGRTRHCLPPRSAPQASCIPDCFMASAGSFTEVRLVPSSASDHPRPCVPSQSPLRPSAGWRSPCHQISTSLAALFLLPPPLQAPR; this is translated from the exons ATGCTGGAGGGTCAGCTTGAGGCCGAGGAGCCCAAGGAAGGCACCCACCCGGAGGACCCGTGCCCGGGAGCTATGGCTGCCATGGAGAAGACAGCTGTGGCCGCCGAGGTCCCCAGGGAGGACAGCAATGCCGGGGAGATACCG TCATTACAGCAGCAGATCACCAGACTCCACCAAGAGCTTGGGAGACAGGAGTCGCTGTGGGCTGATGTTCACAGAAAACTCCAGAGTCATATAGATGCCTTGAGGAAGCAGAACCTGGAGCTCCGAGAAGAGCTGAGAGGTCTGCAGCGGCAGCAGTGGGAAGCCAGGAAGAAACCTGCAGCATCCCCACACGTGGGGCAAGAATCACACACTCCG GCATTGGAAACTGCTTTTGGAAAAAATTCACCTCTGTCAGTTGATGAAGAGACAATGCCCAAATATGCTAGCCGCAAGAGTCAGAGTGCCACTCTCCTGGGACAAAGATCGTCATCTAACAACTTAGCTCCTCCAAAG CCAATGAGTTTAAAGACAGAAAGAATTAACTCGGGGAAAACACCACCACAGGAAGGTAGAGAGAAAAGTCCTCCCGGGAGACGTCAAGACAGAAGTCCAGCACCCACTGGAAGGCCGACTCCCGGTGCAGAAAGACGGGGGGTGTCTGAAGACGGAAAG GTTATGCATCCATCTTCCCGAAGTCTGCAAAACTCCAGTGGCAGAAAATCACCAGTGCAGGCTTCCCAGGCCGCCACGCTGCAGGAGCAGACAGCAGCAGCCAGAGGAGCTG GAACCTGTCTGGGTAAAGAAACGGAGCCCATGCGGTGGCCGAGCCTCAGGTGTGGCCGAGCCTCAGGTGTGGTCCTTATGCGCAGCACAGCCCAACCCTGTGGGCACCACTCACCCTGGGCTGCCTGGCACCTGGACTCCTTCCCATCCTCGGCCCAGGCCTGTGTGGCCCTGCAGGGCCGAACCCGACACTGTCTTCCTCCCAGATCCGCTCCCCAGGCCTCCTGCATCCCAGACTGCTTCATGGCCTCTGCAGGGAGCTTCACGGAGGTGAGACTGGTGCCATCATCTGCTTCAGACCACCCCAGGCCCTGTGTGCCCTCACAGTCCCCTCTGCGCCCCTCTGCGGGGTGGAGAAGCCCTTGCCATCAGATCAGCACCAGCCTGGCCGCCTTGTTCCTGCTGCCCCCTCCCCTTCAGGCTCCCAGATGA
- the LOC129038443 gene encoding T-complex protein 10A homolog 2 isoform X7, whose amino-acid sequence MLEGQLEAEEPKEGTHPEDPCPGAMAAMEKTAVAAEVPREDSNAGEIPSLQQQITRLHQELGRQESLWADVHRKLQSHIDALRKQNLELREELRGLQRQQWEARKKPAASPHVGQESHTPALETAFGKNSPLSVDEETMPKYASRKSQSATLLGQRSSSNNLAPPKPMSLKTERINSGKTPPQEGREKSPPGRRQDRSPAPTGRPTPGAERRGVSEDGKVMHPSSRSLQNSSGRKSPVQASQAATLQEQTAAARGADPLPRPPASQTASWPLQGASRR is encoded by the exons ATGCTGGAGGGTCAGCTTGAGGCCGAGGAGCCCAAGGAAGGCACCCACCCGGAGGACCCGTGCCCGGGAGCTATGGCTGCCATGGAGAAGACAGCTGTGGCCGCCGAGGTCCCCAGGGAGGACAGCAATGCCGGGGAGATACCG TCATTACAGCAGCAGATCACCAGACTCCACCAAGAGCTTGGGAGACAGGAGTCGCTGTGGGCTGATGTTCACAGAAAACTCCAGAGTCATATAGATGCCTTGAGGAAGCAGAACCTGGAGCTCCGAGAAGAGCTGAGAGGTCTGCAGCGGCAGCAGTGGGAAGCCAGGAAGAAACCTGCAGCATCCCCACACGTGGGGCAAGAATCACACACTCCG GCATTGGAAACTGCTTTTGGAAAAAATTCACCTCTGTCAGTTGATGAAGAGACAATGCCCAAATATGCTAGCCGCAAGAGTCAGAGTGCCACTCTCCTGGGACAAAGATCGTCATCTAACAACTTAGCTCCTCCAAAG CCAATGAGTTTAAAGACAGAAAGAATTAACTCGGGGAAAACACCACCACAGGAAGGTAGAGAGAAAAGTCCTCCCGGGAGACGTCAAGACAGAAGTCCAGCACCCACTGGAAGGCCGACTCCCGGTGCAGAAAGACGGGGGGTGTCTGAAGACGGAAAG GTTATGCATCCATCTTCCCGAAGTCTGCAAAACTCCAGTGGCAGAAAATCACCAGTGCAGGCTTCCCAGGCCGCCACGCTGCAGGAGCAGACAGCAGCAGCCAGAGGAGCTG ATCCGCTCCCCAGGCCTCCTGCATCCCAGACTGCTTCATGGCCTCTGCAGGGAGCTTCACGGAGGTGA
- the LOC129038443 gene encoding T-complex protein 10A homolog 2 isoform X5, which yields MLEGQLEAEEPKEGTHPEDPCPGAMAAMEKTAVAAEVPREDSNAGEIPSLQQQITRLHQELGRQESLWADVHRKLQSHIDALRKQNLELREELRGLQRQQWEARKKPAASPHVGQESHTPALETAFGKNSPLSVDEETMPKYASRKSQSATLLGQRSSSNNLAPPKPMSLKTERINSGKTPPQEGREKSPPGRRQDRSPAPTGRPTPGAERRGVSEDGKVMHPSSRSLQNSSGRKSPVQASQAATLQEQTAAARGAAQPNPVGTTHPGLPGTWTPSHPRPRPVWPCRAEPDTVFLPDPLPRPPASQTASWPLQGASRRQKLISLREF from the exons ATGCTGGAGGGTCAGCTTGAGGCCGAGGAGCCCAAGGAAGGCACCCACCCGGAGGACCCGTGCCCGGGAGCTATGGCTGCCATGGAGAAGACAGCTGTGGCCGCCGAGGTCCCCAGGGAGGACAGCAATGCCGGGGAGATACCG TCATTACAGCAGCAGATCACCAGACTCCACCAAGAGCTTGGGAGACAGGAGTCGCTGTGGGCTGATGTTCACAGAAAACTCCAGAGTCATATAGATGCCTTGAGGAAGCAGAACCTGGAGCTCCGAGAAGAGCTGAGAGGTCTGCAGCGGCAGCAGTGGGAAGCCAGGAAGAAACCTGCAGCATCCCCACACGTGGGGCAAGAATCACACACTCCG GCATTGGAAACTGCTTTTGGAAAAAATTCACCTCTGTCAGTTGATGAAGAGACAATGCCCAAATATGCTAGCCGCAAGAGTCAGAGTGCCACTCTCCTGGGACAAAGATCGTCATCTAACAACTTAGCTCCTCCAAAG CCAATGAGTTTAAAGACAGAAAGAATTAACTCGGGGAAAACACCACCACAGGAAGGTAGAGAGAAAAGTCCTCCCGGGAGACGTCAAGACAGAAGTCCAGCACCCACTGGAAGGCCGACTCCCGGTGCAGAAAGACGGGGGGTGTCTGAAGACGGAAAG GTTATGCATCCATCTTCCCGAAGTCTGCAAAACTCCAGTGGCAGAAAATCACCAGTGCAGGCTTCCCAGGCCGCCACGCTGCAGGAGCAGACAGCAGCAGCCAGAGGAGCTG CACAGCCCAACCCTGTGGGCACCACTCACCCTGGGCTGCCTGGCACCTGGACTCCTTCCCATCCTCGGCCCAGGCCTGTGTGGCCCTGCAGGGCCGAACCCGACACTGTCTTCCTCCCAGATCCGCTCCCCAGGCCTCCTGCATCCCAGACTGCTTCATGGCCTCTGCAGGGAGCTTCACGGAG ACAGAAGCTCATCAGTCTTAGAGAGTTCTGA
- the LOC129038443 gene encoding T-complex protein 10A homolog 2 isoform X6 has product MLEGQLEAEEPKEGTHPEDPCPGAMAAMEKTAVAAEVPREDSNAGEIPSLQQQITRLHQELGRQESLWADVHRKLQSHIDALRKQNLELREELRGLQRQQWEARKKPAASPHVGQESHTPALETAFGKNSPLSVDEETMPKYASRKSQSATLLGQRSSSNNLAPPKPMSLKTERINSGKTPPQEGREKSPPGRRQDRSPAPTGRPTPGAERRGVSEDGKVMHPSSRSLQNSSGRKSPVQASQAATLQEQTAAARGADPLPRPPASQTASWPLQGASRRTMSSFGAEAVPFHP; this is encoded by the exons ATGCTGGAGGGTCAGCTTGAGGCCGAGGAGCCCAAGGAAGGCACCCACCCGGAGGACCCGTGCCCGGGAGCTATGGCTGCCATGGAGAAGACAGCTGTGGCCGCCGAGGTCCCCAGGGAGGACAGCAATGCCGGGGAGATACCG TCATTACAGCAGCAGATCACCAGACTCCACCAAGAGCTTGGGAGACAGGAGTCGCTGTGGGCTGATGTTCACAGAAAACTCCAGAGTCATATAGATGCCTTGAGGAAGCAGAACCTGGAGCTCCGAGAAGAGCTGAGAGGTCTGCAGCGGCAGCAGTGGGAAGCCAGGAAGAAACCTGCAGCATCCCCACACGTGGGGCAAGAATCACACACTCCG GCATTGGAAACTGCTTTTGGAAAAAATTCACCTCTGTCAGTTGATGAAGAGACAATGCCCAAATATGCTAGCCGCAAGAGTCAGAGTGCCACTCTCCTGGGACAAAGATCGTCATCTAACAACTTAGCTCCTCCAAAG CCAATGAGTTTAAAGACAGAAAGAATTAACTCGGGGAAAACACCACCACAGGAAGGTAGAGAGAAAAGTCCTCCCGGGAGACGTCAAGACAGAAGTCCAGCACCCACTGGAAGGCCGACTCCCGGTGCAGAAAGACGGGGGGTGTCTGAAGACGGAAAG GTTATGCATCCATCTTCCCGAAGTCTGCAAAACTCCAGTGGCAGAAAATCACCAGTGCAGGCTTCCCAGGCCGCCACGCTGCAGGAGCAGACAGCAGCAGCCAGAGGAGCTG ATCCGCTCCCCAGGCCTCCTGCATCCCAGACTGCTTCATGGCCTCTGCAGGGAGCTTCACGGAG GACCATGAGCAGCTTCGGGGCCGAGGCAGTGCCTTTCCATCCGTGA
- the LOC129038443 gene encoding T-complex protein 10A homolog 2 isoform X3 — protein MLEGQLEAEEPKEGTHPEDPCPGAMAAMEKTAVAAEVPREDSNAGEIPSLQQQITRLHQELGRQESLWADVHRKLQSHIDALRKQNLELREELRGLQRQQWEARKKPAASPHVGQESHTPALETAFGKNSPLSVDEETMPKYASRKSQSATLLGQRSSSNNLAPPKPMSLKTERINSGKTPPQEGREKSPPGRRQDRSPAPTGRPTPGAERRGVSEDGKVMHPSSRSLQNSSGRKSPVQASQAATLQEQTAAARGAGTCLGKETEPMRWPSLRCGRASGVVLMRSTAQPCGHHSPWAAWHLDSFPSSAQACVALQGRTRHCLPPRSAPQASCIPDCFMASAGSFTEDHEQLRGRGSAFPSVNHLIHQNTQERVMPKKC, from the exons ATGCTGGAGGGTCAGCTTGAGGCCGAGGAGCCCAAGGAAGGCACCCACCCGGAGGACCCGTGCCCGGGAGCTATGGCTGCCATGGAGAAGACAGCTGTGGCCGCCGAGGTCCCCAGGGAGGACAGCAATGCCGGGGAGATACCG TCATTACAGCAGCAGATCACCAGACTCCACCAAGAGCTTGGGAGACAGGAGTCGCTGTGGGCTGATGTTCACAGAAAACTCCAGAGTCATATAGATGCCTTGAGGAAGCAGAACCTGGAGCTCCGAGAAGAGCTGAGAGGTCTGCAGCGGCAGCAGTGGGAAGCCAGGAAGAAACCTGCAGCATCCCCACACGTGGGGCAAGAATCACACACTCCG GCATTGGAAACTGCTTTTGGAAAAAATTCACCTCTGTCAGTTGATGAAGAGACAATGCCCAAATATGCTAGCCGCAAGAGTCAGAGTGCCACTCTCCTGGGACAAAGATCGTCATCTAACAACTTAGCTCCTCCAAAG CCAATGAGTTTAAAGACAGAAAGAATTAACTCGGGGAAAACACCACCACAGGAAGGTAGAGAGAAAAGTCCTCCCGGGAGACGTCAAGACAGAAGTCCAGCACCCACTGGAAGGCCGACTCCCGGTGCAGAAAGACGGGGGGTGTCTGAAGACGGAAAG GTTATGCATCCATCTTCCCGAAGTCTGCAAAACTCCAGTGGCAGAAAATCACCAGTGCAGGCTTCCCAGGCCGCCACGCTGCAGGAGCAGACAGCAGCAGCCAGAGGAGCTG GAACCTGTCTGGGTAAAGAAACGGAGCCCATGCGGTGGCCGAGCCTCAGGTGTGGCCGAGCCTCAGGTGTGGTCCTTATGCGCAGCACAGCCCAACCCTGTGGGCACCACTCACCCTGGGCTGCCTGGCACCTGGACTCCTTCCCATCCTCGGCCCAGGCCTGTGTGGCCCTGCAGGGCCGAACCCGACACTGTCTTCCTCCCAGATCCGCTCCCCAGGCCTCCTGCATCCCAGACTGCTTCATGGCCTCTGCAGGGAGCTTCACGGAG GACCATGAGCAGCTTCGGGGCCGAGGCAGTGCCTTTCCATCCGTGAATCACCTGATCCATCAGAATACTCAAGAGAGAGTGATGCCCAAGAAATGCTGA